In one window of Holophagales bacterium DNA:
- the ssnA gene encoding putative aminohydrolase SsnA, producing the protein MRLLIQGGTIVTFGSPCRVLEGQALLLEGGRIARIAPAGEIPGPFDRVLDARGKVVLPGLVNAHMHFYSTLVRGLGKAAPSGCFQEVLENLWWRLDRKLSLDDVEMSARIILVDAIRKGTTTLVDHHASPGAIRGSLDRIARAVKDSGLRSCLCYEVSDRDGAAVIDDGLEENASFARACAASPDPQLRALFGLHAAFTLSDETLAKASRLGQDLDIGFHVHVAEAASDVASNRRRYGRSPVERLVAHGILREGSIAAHAVHCDDGDKDLLAASGAWVVHNPQSNLNNAVGIADVVGLVRRGIPVGLGTDAMTVAMLEELRVGLWAQHLRQENPSCGFMELTGALVVRNPEIASRLWGFPIGTLAEGAAADVILVDYHAPTPLNDSTVLGHLVFGISQAGVDTTICGGRVLMHGRQLEVDLDEAALAADSRRLAAALWERF; encoded by the coding sequence ATGCGACTCCTGATCCAGGGCGGAACGATCGTCACCTTCGGCAGTCCGTGCCGGGTCCTCGAGGGGCAGGCCCTTCTCCTCGAGGGGGGCCGCATCGCGCGGATCGCGCCCGCGGGGGAGATTCCGGGCCCGTTCGACCGCGTTCTGGACGCCCGGGGCAAGGTCGTCCTCCCCGGCCTCGTCAACGCCCACATGCACTTCTACTCGACGCTCGTGCGCGGCCTCGGCAAAGCCGCGCCGAGCGGTTGCTTCCAGGAGGTCCTCGAGAACCTCTGGTGGCGTCTCGACCGGAAGCTCTCTCTCGACGACGTCGAGATGAGCGCCCGGATCATCCTGGTCGACGCGATCCGCAAGGGAACGACGACGCTCGTCGACCACCACGCGAGCCCCGGCGCCATTCGCGGCTCGCTGGATCGGATTGCGCGGGCCGTGAAGGACTCGGGCCTGCGCTCGTGCCTCTGCTACGAGGTATCCGACCGCGACGGCGCCGCCGTGATCGACGACGGGCTCGAGGAGAACGCGAGCTTCGCCCGCGCGTGCGCCGCCTCGCCCGATCCGCAGCTGCGGGCGCTCTTCGGGCTGCACGCCGCCTTCACCCTCTCGGACGAGACTCTCGCGAAGGCCTCGCGCCTGGGCCAGGACCTCGACATCGGCTTCCACGTTCACGTCGCCGAGGCGGCGTCCGACGTCGCCTCGAACCGGAGACGCTACGGCCGGAGCCCCGTCGAGAGGCTCGTCGCGCACGGGATCCTCCGCGAGGGAAGCATCGCCGCCCACGCGGTCCACTGTGACGACGGCGACAAGGACCTTCTCGCCGCGAGCGGCGCCTGGGTCGTCCACAACCCGCAGTCGAACCTGAACAACGCGGTCGGCATCGCCGACGTCGTCGGCCTCGTCCGCCGCGGCATTCCCGTCGGCCTCGGGACCGACGCCATGACGGTCGCCATGCTCGAGGAGCTCCGGGTCGGCCTCTGGGCGCAGCACCTGCGCCAGGAGAACCCGAGCTGCGGCTTCATGGAGCTGACGGGCGCCCTCGTCGTGAGGAACCCCGAGATCGCCTCGCGGCTCTGGGGATTCCCGATCGGCACGCTCGCCGAGGGGGCCGCGGCCGACGTCATCCTCGTCGACTACCACGCCCCGACGCCGCTGAACGACTCGACCGTCCTCGGTCACCTCGTCTTCGGTATCTCGCAGGCGGGCGTCGACACGACGATCTGCGGCGGGCGGGTCCTGATGCACGGACGGCAGCTCGAGGTCGACCTCGACGAGGCCGCCCTCGCGGCGGACAGCCGCCGGCTCGCCGCGGCACTCTGGGAACGTTTCTGA
- a CDS encoding carbamate kinase, producing MTRTAVIAIGGNSLITDKEHQTVPDQYLAAAETCRHVAPLLKDGDLRLVITHGNGPQVGFILRRSELALKELHMVPLDSCVADTQGAIGYHIQLALHNEFRKLGIEKGAATVVTQCLVDREDPAFAKPNKPIGSFLPKEQADHHRAADGWDVVEDAGRGWRRVVASPAPKSILELEAVKSLLDAGFVVVAAGGGGIAVVEDAAGNLTGASAVIDKDHASSLLARELGADLLVISTAVEKVCLNFGKPNQVDVDRMTVAEAKQYVAEGHFKPGSMLPKIQAVIAFLEGGGREAIITDPAHLSLAFAGKTGTHVVP from the coding sequence GTGACAAGGACGGCCGTCATCGCCATCGGTGGCAACTCGCTCATCACCGACAAGGAGCACCAGACCGTCCCCGACCAGTACCTGGCGGCCGCCGAGACGTGCCGGCACGTCGCCCCGCTCCTGAAAGACGGCGACCTGCGCCTCGTCATCACGCACGGTAACGGGCCGCAGGTCGGTTTCATCCTGCGCCGCTCCGAGCTCGCACTGAAGGAGCTCCACATGGTGCCCCTGGACTCCTGCGTGGCGGACACGCAGGGGGCGATCGGGTACCACATACAGCTCGCACTCCACAACGAGTTCCGGAAGCTCGGTATCGAGAAGGGTGCCGCCACCGTCGTCACCCAGTGTCTGGTCGACCGGGAGGACCCCGCCTTCGCGAAGCCGAACAAGCCGATCGGCTCGTTCCTTCCGAAGGAGCAGGCCGACCATCACCGCGCGGCGGACGGCTGGGACGTCGTCGAGGACGCGGGCCGCGGCTGGCGGCGGGTCGTCGCCTCGCCTGCTCCGAAGTCGATCCTCGAGCTCGAAGCGGTGAAGAGCCTCCTCGATGCCGGATTCGTCGTCGTGGCGGCGGGGGGCGGGGGGATCGCGGTCGTCGAGGACGCCGCCGGGAACCTGACGGGCGCCTCCGCGGTCATCGACAAGGACCACGCGTCGAGCCTGCTGGCGCGAGAGCTGGGTGCCGACCTCCTCGTCATCTCGACCGCCGTCGAGAAGGTCTGCCTGAATTTCGGCAAGCCGAACCAGGTCGACGTGGACAGGATGACGGTCGCCGAGGCGAAGCAGTACGTCGCCGAGGGGCACTTCAAGCCGGGCAGCATGCTCCCGAAGATCCAGGCCGTCATCGCGTTCCTCGAGGGCGGCGGCCGCGAGGCGATCATCACCGACCCCGCGCACCTCAGCCTCGCCTTCGCCGGGAAGACCGGCACCCACGTCGTTCCCTGA
- a CDS encoding diaminopropionate ammonia-lyase yields the protein MNATILATEATLLKNPLAKPEHRWPAPDPSVWIFHRRMPAYRATTLYDCPELARRYGVGRVLVKAETQRLGLPSFKILGASWATYRALSDHLGFEPEPWANINDLSRRIGYLRPFSLAAATDGNHGRAVAFMARLLGFGCRIFVPAGTVPARIHAIQNEGAEVTVVDGDYDAAVARSAEEASDKCLVISDTSWPGYDVTPRRVVDGYTTIFMEIEQALAAAGIGAPDVVVVPMGVGAFMSAAVSYYRSRPFKGALVGVEPADANCIQVSAKAGAMTAVPGPHRSIMVGLNCGLPSPVAWPRVSTGVDWMVSIGDERAREAMRGLADSGVVAGETGAAALGALAALHGDGSTAEFRDSGLLGPDKTVLLMITEGATDRGNYQAVVGRTPEEIGTILTVAR from the coding sequence ATGAACGCCACGATCCTCGCCACGGAAGCGACGCTCCTCAAGAACCCGCTCGCAAAGCCGGAGCACCGCTGGCCGGCTCCCGACCCCTCGGTCTGGATCTTTCACCGCAGGATGCCCGCGTACCGCGCCACGACGCTCTACGACTGCCCGGAGCTCGCCCGCCGCTACGGCGTCGGTCGGGTCCTCGTGAAGGCGGAGACGCAGCGGCTCGGCCTGCCGAGCTTCAAGATCCTCGGGGCATCCTGGGCGACGTACCGCGCGCTCAGCGACCACCTCGGGTTCGAGCCGGAGCCGTGGGCGAACATCAACGACCTCTCCCGCCGCATCGGCTACCTCCGCCCCTTCTCGCTGGCAGCGGCGACGGACGGCAACCACGGCCGCGCGGTCGCCTTCATGGCCCGGCTCCTCGGGTTCGGTTGCCGGATCTTCGTCCCCGCCGGCACCGTGCCGGCCCGGATCCACGCGATCCAGAACGAGGGGGCCGAGGTGACGGTCGTCGACGGCGACTACGACGCCGCCGTCGCCCGCTCGGCGGAGGAGGCGAGCGACAAGTGCCTCGTCATCTCCGACACCTCCTGGCCCGGGTACGACGTGACGCCCCGGCGGGTCGTCGACGGGTACACGACGATCTTCATGGAGATCGAGCAGGCGCTCGCGGCCGCCGGGATCGGCGCGCCCGACGTCGTCGTCGTCCCCATGGGCGTGGGCGCCTTCATGTCGGCCGCCGTCAGCTACTACCGGAGCCGGCCCTTCAAGGGGGCGCTCGTCGGGGTGGAGCCGGCGGACGCGAACTGCATCCAGGTCTCGGCGAAGGCAGGAGCGATGACCGCCGTCCCGGGGCCCCACCGCTCGATCATGGTCGGCCTCAACTGCGGCCTCCCGTCGCCCGTCGCCTGGCCGAGGGTTTCGACCGGCGTCGACTGGATGGTCTCGATCGGCGACGAGAGGGCCCGCGAGGCGATGCGGGGGCTCGCGGACTCGGGAGTCGTCGCGGGCGAGACCGGAGCGGCCGCGCTCGGCGCGCTCGCCGCGCTCCACGGCGACGGCTCGACGGCCGAGTTCCGCGACAGCGGCCTCCTCGGGCCCGACAAGACCGTTCTTCTGATGATCACGGAAGGGGCGACGGACCGCGGGAATTACCAGGCCGTCGTCGGACGGACGCCCGAAGAGATCGGAACGATTCTCACCGTGGCCCGCTGA
- a CDS encoding pyridoxal-phosphate dependent enzyme has translation MRDPRLLPASAAAKLKGVGLWDVNPANLFRITWKNDHETGLFGGPNFLEIPREITGIKARVVGLVGKYFPTGAHKVGAAFACLVPRLVSGEFDPEKHKAVWPSTGNYCRGGAFDSAVLGCTAVAILPENMSQERFTWLRQIGSEVIATPGCESNVKEIYDKCWELKKDPVHVIFNQFEEFGNPIWHYNVTGPAVEEAYAAVRGPKSRLAGWVSATGSAGTIAAGDYLKTKFPGMKTVATEALQCPTLLCNGFGDHRIEGIGDKHVPWVHNVRNTDAVAAIDDEDCMRLLRLFNEPAGRELLVSAGAPQAAVEKLDLLGISCICNVLAAIKAAKYWELDENDVVFTVFTDSAEMYLSRLAELNEARGPFTGIDAARTFTGSLERQSVDYFKELNYADRKAIHNLKYYTWVEQQGKTYEEIQAQWNPEYWRELFEDEVVVFDRLIDEFNAEVGLA, from the coding sequence ATGCGGGACCCGCGGCTCCTCCCCGCGTCGGCGGCGGCGAAGCTGAAGGGCGTCGGCCTCTGGGACGTGAACCCGGCGAACCTCTTCCGGATCACCTGGAAGAACGACCACGAGACGGGGCTCTTCGGCGGGCCGAACTTCCTCGAGATCCCCCGGGAGATCACCGGCATCAAGGCCCGCGTCGTCGGCCTCGTCGGGAAGTACTTCCCGACGGGGGCCCACAAGGTCGGCGCCGCCTTCGCCTGCCTCGTGCCCCGTCTCGTCAGCGGCGAGTTCGATCCCGAGAAGCACAAGGCCGTCTGGCCGTCGACGGGCAACTACTGCCGCGGGGGCGCGTTCGACTCCGCGGTCCTCGGCTGCACGGCCGTCGCGATCCTCCCCGAGAACATGTCCCAGGAGCGCTTCACCTGGCTCCGGCAGATCGGCTCGGAGGTCATCGCGACGCCGGGCTGCGAGAGCAACGTGAAGGAGATCTACGACAAGTGCTGGGAGCTGAAGAAGGACCCGGTGCACGTGATCTTCAACCAGTTCGAGGAGTTCGGGAACCCGATCTGGCACTACAACGTGACGGGCCCGGCCGTGGAAGAGGCCTACGCCGCGGTCCGCGGGCCGAAGTCGCGCCTCGCGGGTTGGGTCAGCGCCACCGGCAGCGCGGGGACGATCGCGGCGGGCGACTACCTCAAGACGAAGTTCCCCGGAATGAAGACCGTCGCCACGGAAGCCCTCCAGTGCCCCACCCTCCTGTGCAACGGCTTCGGAGACCACCGGATCGAGGGAATCGGCGACAAGCACGTCCCGTGGGTCCACAACGTGAGGAACACCGACGCCGTCGCCGCGATCGACGACGAGGACTGCATGCGCCTCCTCCGGCTCTTCAACGAGCCGGCGGGACGGGAGCTGCTCGTCTCGGCCGGTGCGCCCCAGGCGGCCGTCGAGAAGCTCGACCTCCTCGGCATCAGCTGCATCTGCAACGTCCTCGCCGCGATCAAGGCGGCGAAGTACTGGGAGCTCGACGAGAACGACGTCGTCTTCACCGTCTTCACCGACAGCGCCGAGATGTACCTCTCGCGCCTGGCCGAGCTGAACGAGGCGCGCGGCCCCTTCACCGGGATCGACGCGGCCCGGACCTTCACCGGGAGCCTCGAGAGGCAGTCCGTCGACTACTTCAAGGAGCTGAACTACGCGGACCGCAAGGCGATCCACAACCTGAAGTACTACACCTGGGTCGAGCAGCAGGGGAAGACCTACGAGGAGATCCAGGCCCAGTGGAACCCCGAGTACTGGCGCGAGCTCTTCGAGGACGAGGTCGTCGTCTTCGACAGGCTCATCGACGAGTTCAACGCCGAGGTCGGCCTGGCATAA